The Dreissena polymorpha isolate Duluth1 chromosome 9, UMN_Dpol_1.0, whole genome shotgun sequence genome contains the following window.
CAATTAAAGGTATAAATTTGAGATAACAGTATCCTCTTTGGTACTAAGACCTAAAAAGGCAGTAAATTTACATGTTCTTATTTATGTATGCTAATGAAATTTTGTGTGTATGCTTGCTTGTTATTCATAAAGATCATTCTGAAGATCACAGTTTGTATATCtataatattttcacaataaCGAATGTTAGTCTTAATTGACTCACAGTGATGGCCACTATTTTGATATTTGGCAATGAGGCTTTACAattctataaaatgtttgttttattaaaaaaaattacaacatttaaaatgaaaGGCACACATTTTCTTCCCCAGTCCAGATCTATTTCAGTTCTTCATGTGTACTGATTAACTTTCATCCAGGCCATCCAGTAAAGCCTCCTAATGGTGCCAAGCTTGACAAGGACACCAGCTCCAGCAGTGAGTAGCAAGACAAGCTTGAAGGTCCCAAGCCCTTAGAAAAGCAGAGGGGGGAGGAACATATGCAATTGAGATGACATCCACAATGTTAAGTATGTTGCATGTTTGTAgatgtgaagattttttttcctAAGCCTGTGATTAACCATGTTTGGCCAGTTTGAGATTTCAAAACATTGCGAACTTTTTTAAAATTCACATGTGCATACCATGCTCTGGCTGAAATTTTGTGGTGGTGTTTTGTCCGTCTTGAAGCGTTCTTCAACTTTTTATTCAAACAACATCATATGGCATTTTACGTTTTAACAAAATGCATTCGGTATACGAATTGTGTTGAATCTTTGGGGTCAACTTATTCATATCtaaacaatttttattaattatattgcaTAAGTTACGTCCTGTAATGGTACTGTACAAAGTGTATTCAGATCATGCCCTTGCTATTCAAACTGGCCATGCCTGTGGGTCAATTGGTTAATATTGGCACTGctagcaaaaaaaaaatcttaaaatcaGGCAAGTACTGTAGGGCAAAATGggcaattatttatgtttatccAATCTGATTTGTAAAGTGATTTGAACATAATAAACATACCAGTAAACCTATAAAATATAACAGTATAAGAACCTTATCTATCACAATGTTGTCATCAAAACAGAACTAAATCACCATGATGTAATCAAAATAGAACTCCATCACCATGCTGTCATCACAGCAAAACTCAATCACCATGCCGCCATCACAACAGGAATTTTTTTGTCACCAttcagtcatcacaacaggacacCTTcatcatgcagtcatcacaacaagACTCCATCATCATGCCGCCATCACAACAGGAATCCGTCGACATTCAGTCATCACCACAGGACACCTTCACAATGCAGTCATCATATAATACTTAATCAACAAACAGCCATCTCAATCAATCTTTATCATCATGAAGTTATCACAATAGGTCTCAATTACCATGCAGTTATCACAATatgactccatcaccatgcagtagTCACAAAAAGACTCCATCACCATGAAGTCATCACAATATGACTCCATCACCATGAAGTCATCACAGTAGGAATTCATCACCATGCAATTGTAACAAAaggacttcatcaccatgcagttatCACAACATGACGTCATCACCAAGCATAAATCACAACGGAACTCCAACACCATGCAGTTATCACAACTAGACTTTATCACCATGTAGTCATCAGCAAAGGAcatcatcaccatgcagtcatcacaacatgacttcatcaccatgcagtcatcacaacatgacttcatcaccatgcagtcatcacaacatgacttcatcaccatgcagtcatcacaacatgACTTCATCACCAACAGAACTCCATTACCATGCAGTTATCACAACCAgacttcatcaccatgcagtcatcagaataggactccatcaccatgcagttatcACAAAAGGACTCCATCACTGTgtagtcatcacaacaggactttATTCCCATGCAGTCACCACAACTGGACCTCATCACCATTTTCTTGCAGTCAACACAACAGACCTTGATtgccatgcagtcatcacaaaagGACTCCATCACTATGCAGTAATCACAAAGGCATTCCATTACCAGGCAGTCAACACAACAGGACACTGTCATCATGCAGTCCTCACAACAGATCTACATCACCATGCAGTAATCACAACATGACTCCACCACCATGCAGTTATCACAACatgactccatcaccatgcagtcataaCAATAGGACTCCATCGCCATGCTCTCTTCaaaacaggactccatcaccatgcagtcatcacaaccgGATTAATTTCACCATGCAGTCATCTCAATAGCACTTGCTGACCAGCATattaggactccatcaccatgcagtcctCACAAAAgaactccatcaccatgcagtctcAAGTgtatcaccatgcagtcatcacaatagaaCTCCATTCCCATGCAGTCAAAAATACAGGACTCCATCCCCATTCCCATGCAGTCATCTCAATAGGACTTGCTCACCATGCAGTCAGCATAATTGGACTTTATTGCCATGCAGTCAACACAACTGGACTTcttcaccatgcagtcatcatcACAGGACTTTAACAACATCTAGAAGTTAATGACATGTAGCAATCACTATATGACTCTATCAACATACAGTTATCATCATAGGACTCCCTCACCTCACAGTCATCACAACAGTGCTTCATCACCaagcagtcatcacaacaggacacCATCACTGTGCAGTCATCACAAAAGGACTCCATCACTTTGGAATGACCACAATatgactccatcaccatgcagtcataaTAACAGGACTCCCATCACCATACAGTCATCACAGCTGGACTCCATGCCATGCAATCATCACAACAGAACTGGATCACCATGCAGTAATCATAACAGGACTCCaacaccatgcagtcatcacaacaggaccaCATCACAGTGCAGCCTTCACAACAGGACTCAATCACCATgaagtcatcacaacaggactccatcactaTGCAGTAATAACAATTTGACTATCACCATGAAGTCATCTCAACAGGGCACCATCATCATGAAGTCATCACAAAAAGtatccatcaccatgcagtcatcacacaTGGACTTTATCATCATGCAGTCATCATTATAGGAATCAATCACTATGTTGTTATCACAAATGAACTCTATTATCATCAAGACATAACAACAgtactccatcaccatgcagtaatCACAAAAGAACGTAATTTTCATGCAGTCAACACAACAGAAATTAATCACTATGCAGTCATCACAAAAGCACTCCATCACAATGCAGAAATTACAAAAGCACAAGGCAGTCAACACAACAGATCTCCATCACAATGCAGTAATCACAACAGGACTCAATCACCATGCAATAATGACAACAGGACTCTATCACCATGAAGTCATAACAACATAACTCCATCACCGTGTAGTAAGAAAATAGGGCTAATTCACCATGCATTAATCAGATtagactccatcaccatgcagtaatCACAATAGGACTTCATCATCATGCAGTCCTCACATAAGAATTCCATCACTGTGAAGTCATCTCAACAGGACTTTATTGCCATGCTGTCACCACAACTGGACGTCATCACCATGCAGTAATCACAATAGAACTTAATTGCCATGCAGTTATCACAATAGGACTTCATCACcttgcagtcatcacaacagtaCTACATCACCAAGCAGTCATCACAagaggactccatcaccatgcagtcatcacaataggactccatcacctTGCAGTTGTCACAACAGTACTACATCACCAAGCAGTCATCACAAGAGGtatccatcaccatgcagtcatcacaataggactccatcaccatgcagttatcacaataggactccatcacctTGTGGTCATCACAACAGTACTACATCACCAAGCAGTCATCACAagaggactccatcaccatgcagtcatcacaataggtaTCCATCACCATGGAGTGACCACAATATGACTCACCATGctgtcatcacaacaggactacatcacaatgcagtcatcacaacaggactccctcaccatgcagtcatcacaataggactccatcaccatgcactCATCACAATAGGACCCCTTCACCATGCAGTGACCACAATATGACTCCATCACAATGCAGTCATCACCACAGGACTACATAACCATGCAGTTATCACAAAATGACtcaatcaccatgcagtcatcaaaatagaactccatcaccatgcagtgaCCACAATAAGACTCCATCACCATGCCGTCGTCACAACAGGACtacatcaccatgcagtcatcacaaaagGATTCCATCACCATGCGGTCATCACAATAGGACTATCACCATACAGTAATATTAATTTGACCCTATCACCATGCAATCATCTCAACAGGACTCCATCATCATGAAGTAATCACAAAAGGTATCAATCACCACGCAGTCATTACAAATGGACTTTATCACGATGCAGTCAGTATTATAGGTATCAATCACCATGTAGTTATCACAACTGAACTCTATCACCATTTAATCATAACTACAGTACTCCATCATCATGCAGTAATCACAAAAGAACTCCTTTTACATGCAGTCAACACAACAGAACTTTATGGCCATGAAGTCATCACAAAAGAACTGGCATCACTATGCAGTAACCAGAAAAGCACTCCGTTACAAGGCAGTCAACATAACAGGAATTTGTCGCCATGTTGTCCTCACAAAAGatctccatcaccatgcagtcataaGAACAGAACTTTATCATTATGAAGTCATCAAAATAGGGCTCTATCACAAGGCAGTCATCAAAATAAGACTCCATCACCATGAAATCAACACAACAGGACTGTTTTGCCATGAAGTCTTTACAACAGGACTTCCTCACCATGCAATCATtacaataggactccatcacaatgcagtcaaaacaacaggactccatcaacATGCAGTTTTGACAATAGGACTCCATTAtaatgcagtcatcacaacagaaGTGTATCacaatgcagtcatcacaacagaaGTGTATCACCTTGCAGTCATCACAaaaggactccatcaccatgcaatTAAAACAATAGGattccatcaccatgcagttTTGACAATAGGAGTCCATCAtaatgcagtcatcacaacagaaGTGTATCacaatgcagtcatcacaacagaaGTGTATCACcttgcagtcatcacaacaggactccatcaccatacAGTCATTAaaataggactccatcaccatgcagtcatcagaATAGGACTCCATCTACAtgagtcatcacaacaggactccatcaccatgcagtcatcacaacatgATTTTGTTGCCACCAAGTCATCGCAATAGGACTTATCACCCCGCAGTAATATGAATTTGACCCTGTAACCATGCAATCATCTCAACAGGACTCCTTCATCATGAAGTCATCACAAAGGGTATCcctcaccatgcagtcatcacaaatGGACTTTATTACCATGCGGTCATCTTTATGGGAATCAATTACCATGTAGTTATCACAAATGAACTCGTATTACCATTAAGTCATAACTACAGTACTCCATCATCATCCTGTAATCACAAAAGAACAACATTCGCATGCAGTTAACACAGTAGAACTTAATGGCCATGAAGTCATTACAACATGACCCCATCACTATGCAGTAATTACAAAAGCACTCCTTTACCGAAAGTCAACACAACAGGACCTAGTTGCCATGCAGTCCTCACAACAGATCTCCTCAATGCAGTAAttacaacaggactccatcaccatgaagtaatcacaacaggactccatcccCATACAATCATTACAAAATAACTTCATCATTATGCAGTCATCAAAATAGGGCTTTATCACCATGCATTCAGCATAATAGGAATCCATCACCATGAATTCATACAATCATAACAACAtaactccatcaccatgcagtcatcaaaatAGGGCTTTATCACCATGCAGTCAGCATAATAGGaatccatcaccatgcagtcataaCAACAtaactccatcaccatgcagtcatcaaaatagggctccatcaccatgcagtcatcaaaatGTGGCTCCATGACCATGAAttcatcacaataggactccatcatTATGCAGTGGACTCCACCACCATAAAGTCATCACAACTGGACTTAATTGCCATGCTGTCACCACAAATGGACTTTATCATCATACAGTCATCACCACAGACCGATAATGCCATGCAGttatcacaataggactccattACATTGAAGTAATCACAACAGTACTACATAACCAAGAAGTAATCACAAggggactccatcaccatgccgTCATCACAAGAGGACTACATCACCTTGCAGTGACCACAATATGACTCCTTCACCATGCTGTCATAAGAATattccatcaccatgcagtcatcacaacaggactcaaTCACCATGAAGTAATCACAATAGGGCTCCATCATCATGAAGTCGTCACAACTGGACTCTATGACCATGAAGTCATCACAAAAGGACTCCATCaacatgcagtcatcacaataggactccatcatCATGAAGTCATCACAaaaggactccatcaccatgaaGTAATCTCAATAGGGCTCCATCATCATGAAGTCGTCACAACTGGACTCTattaccatgcagtcatcacaaaagGACTCCATTaacatgcagtcatcacaataagACTCCATCATCAAGAAGTAATCACAATACGACTCCATCACCATGAATCACAAATGCATTTTATCACCATGAAGTCATTCTTACAGGAATGAATCACCACGTAGTTATCACAAATGAATTCTATCACCATTAAGTCATAACTACATTCTCCATCATCATGAAGTAATTACAAAAGAACTCCTTTTCCATGCAGTCAATGCAACAGCACTTTATGGCCATGAAGTCATCACAACTCACATCACTCTGCAGTAATCAGAAAAGCTCTCCATAACAAGGCAGTCAACACACCAAAAATTTGTTGCCATGTTGTCCTCACAAAAGATgtccatcaccatgcagtaatTACAACAGGATCCAtaaccatgcagtcatcacaaaagGACTCTATCCCCATACAGTAATATCAATTTGACTCTATGACCATGCAGTCATCTCTTATCACCATTTAGTCATAACTACAGCACTCCATCATCTTGTAGTTATCACGAAAGAACTCCTTTTCTATGCAGTCTACATAACAGACTTTAATGGCCATGAACTCATCACAAAAGGACTCCCATCACTCCGCAGTAATCAGAAAAGCACTCCATCACAAGGCAGTCAACACAACAGGAATTTGTCACCATTTTGTCCTCACAAAAGATCTCCATCACTATGCAGTAATTACAACAGGAATCCATCACCATGAGGCCATAACAACAGAACTCCATCAGTATGCAGTCATCCAAATAAGGCTTCATCACCATGCAGACATCAGAATAGAACTACATCACCATGCAGTTATCACTATTGGACTCCATCACCTTGCAGTTCTCACAAGAGTACTACATCACCaagcagtcatcacaacaggactccatcaccattaAGTCATCTCAGCAGGACTCCATCAACATGgagtcatcacaataggactcaATCACCATGCAGTAATAATTATTTGACTCTATCACCATTATGTCATCTCAACAGGACTCCATCATCATGAAGTCATCACAAAAGGtatccatcaccatgcagtcatcccAATAGGACTCAATCACATGtagtcatcacaataggactccgTCACCATGCAGTCATCTTAATAGGACTTTGTCACCATGCAGTTATCACAACAGGACTCTACTACCACCCAGTCATCACAATGGGACTCCATTACCATGCAGTAATCACATCAGgtctccatcaccatgcagtcaccCAATATGACTCTATCTTCATGCAGTAAACACAACTGGAATATAACCATGCAGACATCACAATAGGACTTAATAACCATGCAGTTATCACTATATGACTTCATCACCTTGCACTCATCgcaataggactccatcaccatgcactCATTTAATATGACTCTATTATCACGCAGTCAACACAACAGGACTatatcaccatgcagtcatcacaataggactccatcacctTGTAGTAAACACACCAGAACTCCATAGACATGCAGTCATCATAACAAGATTctatcaccatgcagtcatcacaacaggactccatcaccataaAGTTAGATGACCAGATGACCATGCAATCATTACAACATGACTCCATCAACATAAAGTCAGATGACCATACATAATAGGAATCTATCACCAGTTATCTCATATAAACTCTATCACAATTTAGTCAttacaacaggactccatcaccatgcagtaatCACAAAAGAACTTGATTACCATGCAGTCACCACAACAGAACTTTATTGCCATACAGTCATCACAAAATGACTCCATCAATATGCAGTAATCACAAAAGAACTCCATTACTTGGCAATCAACACAACAGGAATTGGTTGCCATGCTGTCCTCACAACAgtccatcaccatgcagtaatCATATCAGGACTCAATCACCACGCAGTCACAACAATAGGACTCCTACATCATGCAGTCCTCATAAAAGGACTTCATCATTATTTAGTTATTACAATAGGTCGCCATCACCATGCAATCATCACAACTGGCCTACAtcactttgaaattatattagGCCTCATTTACAATGCAGTATTAAATCATGACTCCATCACAATACGTCACAATTACAATGCAGTAATCACattaggactccatcaccatacAGTCATCACAAATGGACTTttatcaccatgcagtcatcataaatggacttcatcaccatgcagtcatcacaacaggactccatcaccatgcggTGATCATTATAGGACTGCATCCAATTGCAGCTATACCAACAGGACATTATCCATCATGAATTCGTCGCAACTTTACTTCattaccatgcagtcatcacaatattattttatcatatgCAATCTTCTCAACAGAACTTCATTTCCATGCAGTATTCACAATAGGACACCATCACCATACAGTCATCACAACAGGCTGTGTCACCATGAAGTAATGATAaaaggactccatcaccatgcagtcattaCAACTGGACTCCATCATCATGCAATAATTACAACAGGATCAATCACCATGCAGTAATCACAACAGGCTCCGTTACCATGTAGTTATCACAAAAATACTCGATTACCATGCATttatcacaataggactccatcaccatgcagtcatcacactATGACTCCATCACCAGGCAATAATTACAATAGGACTCCTTCATCATGCAGTGATAATACAAAGACATTGTTGCCATGCTGTTCTTTCTACAGGagcaggactccatcaccatgcagtcatcacaactgAAATtaatcaccatgcagtcatcacaactgAAATTAATCACCATGCAGCCATCATAACAGGACTctatcaccatgcagtcatcacaacaggactccatcaccatgcagtcatcacaacagaaCTTCATCATCATGCAGTCATCAAAACAGGAATCCATCACAATGCAGTCACCACAACAGGACTTCATCATCATGCAGtgatcacaacaggactccatcaccatgcagtcatcacaacaggacttcatcaccatgcagtcaccacaacaggactccatcaccatgcagtcatcacaacaggacttcatcaccatgcagtcaccacaataggactccatcacaatgcagtcaccacaacaggtctccatcaccatgcagtcatcacaataggacttcatcacaatgcagtcatcacaacaggactccatcacaatgcagtcaccacaacaggacttcatcaccatgcagtgataacaacaggactccatcaccatgcagtcatcacaacaagacttcatcaccatgcagtcaccacaacaggactccatcaccatgcagtcatcacaacaggacttcatcaccatgcagtcaccacaacaggactccatcacaatgcagtcaccacaacaggtctccatcaccatgcagtcatcacaataggactccatcacaatgcagtcatcacaacaggactccatcacaatGCAGTCACCACAACTGGACTCCATCACAATGCAGTCACCACAACAGGAGTCCAtaaccatgcagtcatcacaacaggacttcatcaccatgcagtcaccacaacaggactccatcaccatgcagtcatcacaacaggacttcatcaccatgcagtcaccacaacaggactccataACAATGCAGTCACCACAGCAGgtctccatcaccatgcagtcatcacaataggactccatcacaatgcagtcatcacaacaggactccatcacaatgcagtcaccacaacaggactccatcacaatgcagtcaccacaacaggactccatcaccatgccgtcatcacaacaggactccatcacaatgcagtcatcacaacaggactccatcacaatgcagtcaccacaacaggactccatcacaatgcagtcaccacaacaggactccatcacaatgcagtcaccacaacaggactccatcaccatgcagtcatcacaataggactccatcacaatgcagtcaccacaacaggacttcatcaccatgcagttgtcacaacaggacttcatcaccatgcagtcatcacaacaggacttcatcaccatgctgtcatcacaacaggacttcatcaccatgcagtcaccacaacaggactccatcacaatgcagtcaccacaacaggacttcatcaccatgcagtgatcacaacaggactccatcaccatgcagtcatcacaacatgacttcatcaccatgcagtcaccacaacaggactccatcaccatgcagttatcacaataggactccatcacaatgcagtcatcacaacaggactccatcacaatGCAGT
Protein-coding sequences here:
- the LOC127844105 gene encoding histidine-rich glycoprotein-like isoform X4, which gives rise to MTSTMLRAGLHHHAVITTEINHHAVITTEINHHAAIITGLYHHAVITTGLHHHAVITTELHHHAVIKTGIHHNAVTTTGLHHHAVITTGLHHHAVITTGLHHHAVTTTGLHHHAVITTGLHHHAVTTIGLHHNAVTTTGLHHHAVITIGLHHNAVITTGLHHNAVTTTGLHHHAVITTGLHHHAVITTRLHHHAVTTTGLHHHAVITTGLHHHAVTTTGLHHNAVTTTGLHHHAVITIGLHHNAVITTGLHHNAVTTTGLHHNAVTTTGLHHHAVITTGLHHNAVITTGLHHNAVTTTGLHHNAVTTTGLHHNAVTTTGLHHHAVITIGLHHNAVTTTGLHHHAVVTTGLHHHAVITTGLHHHAVITTGLHHHAVTTTGLHHNAVTTTGLHHHAVITTGLHHHAVITT
- the LOC127844105 gene encoding histidine-rich glycoprotein-like isoform X5 produces the protein MTSTMLRAGLHHHAVITTEINHHAVITTEINHHAAIITGLYHHAVITTGLHHHAVITTELHHHAVIKTGIHHNAVTTTGLHHHAVITTGLHHHAVITTGLHHHAVTTTGLHHHAVITTGLHHHAVTTIGLHHNAVTTTGLHHHAVITIGLHHNAVITTGLHHNAVTTTGLHHHAVITTGLHHHAVITTRLHHHAVTTTGLHHHAVITTGLHHHAVTTTGLHHNAVTTTGLHHHAVITTGLHHNAVITTGLHHNAVTTTGLHHNAVTTTGLHHNAVTTTGLHHHAVITIGLHHNAVTTTGLHHHAVVTTGLHHHAVITTGLHHHAVITTGLHHHAVTTTGLHHNAVTTTGLHHHAVITTGLHHHAVITT
- the LOC127844105 gene encoding histidine-rich glycoprotein-like isoform X2 → MTSTMLRAGLHHHAVITTEINHHAVITTEINHHAAIITGLYHHAVITTGLHHHAVITTELHHHAVIKTGIHHNAVTTTGLHHHAVITTGLHHHAVITTGLHHHAVTTTGLHHHAVITTGLHHHAVTTIGLHHNAVTTTGLHHHAVITIGLHHNAVITTGLHHNAVTTTGLHHHAVITTGLHHHAVITTRLHHHAVTTTGLHHHAVITTGLHHHAVTTTGLHHNAVTTTGLHHHAVITIGLHHNAVITTGLHHNAVTTTGLHHNAVTTTGVHNHAVITTGLHHHAVTTTGLHHHAVITTGLHHHAVTTTGLHNNAVTTAGLHHHAVITIGLHHNAVITTGLHHNAVTTTGLHHNAVTTTGLHHHAVITTGLHHNAVITTGLHHNAVTTTGLHHNAVTTTGLHHNAVTTTGLHHHAVITIGLHHNAVTTTGLHHHAVVTTGLHHHAVITTGLHHHAVITTGLHHHAVTTTGLHHNAVTTTGLHHHAVITTGLHHHAVITT
- the LOC127844105 gene encoding histidine-rich glycoprotein-like isoform X1; protein product: MTSTMLRAGLHHHAVITTEINHHAVITTEINHHAAIITGLYHHAVITTGLHHHAVITTELHHHAVIKTGIHHNAVTTTGLHHHAVITTGLHHHAVITTGLHHHAVTTTGLHHHAVITTGLHHHAVTTIGLHHNAVTTTGLHHHAVITIGLHHNAVITTGLHHNAVTTTGLHHHAVITTGLHHHAVITTRLHHHAVTTTGLHHHAVITTGLHHHAVTTTGLHHNAVTTTGLHHHAVITIGLHHNAVITTGLHHNAVTTTGLHHNAVTTTGVHNHAVITTGLHHHAVTTTGLHHHAVITTGLHHHAVTTTGLHNNAVTTAGLHHHAVITIGLHHNAVITTGLHHNAVTTTGLHHNAVTTTGVHHHAVITTGLHHHAVTTTGLHHHAVITTGLHHHAVTTTGLHNNAVTTAGLHHHAVITIGLHHNAVITTGLHHNAVTTTGLHHNAVTTTGLHHHAVITTGLHHNAVITTGLHHNAVTTTGLHHNAVTTTGLHHNAVTTTGLHHHAVITIGLHHNAVTTTGLHHHAVVTTGLHHHAVITTGLHHHAVITTGLHHHAVTTTGRHHNAVTTTGLHHHAVITTGLHHHAVITT
- the LOC127844105 gene encoding histidine-rich glycoprotein-like isoform X3: MTSTMLRAGLHHHAVITTEINHHAVITTEINHHAAIITGLYHHAVITTGLHHHAVITTELHHHAVIKTGIHHNAVTTTGLHHHAVITTGLHHHAVITTGLHHHAVTTTGLHHHAVITTGLHHHAVTTIGLHHNAVTTTGLHHHAVITIGLHHNAVITTGLHHNAVTTTGLHHHAVITTGLHHHAVITTRLHHHAVTTTGLHHHAVITTGLHHHAVTTTGLHHNAVTTTGLHHHAVITIGLHHNAVITTGLHHNAVTTTGLHHNAVTTTGVHNHAVITTGLHHHAVTTTGLHHHAVITTGLHHHAVTTTGLHNNAVTTAGLHHHAVITTGLHHNAVITTGLHHNAVTTTGLHHNAVTTTGLHHNAVTTTGLHHHAVITIGLHHNAVTTTGLHHHAVVTTGLHHHAVITTGLHHHAVITTGLHHHAVTTTGLHHNAVTTTGLHHHAVITTGLHHHAVITT